A genomic stretch from Helianthus annuus cultivar XRQ/B chromosome 1, HanXRQr2.0-SUNRISE, whole genome shotgun sequence includes:
- the LOC118491158 gene encoding uncharacterized protein LOC118491158, whose protein sequence is MGIAINDYLVADGGVWKWRGDPGGSFSVKYIRSVIQEVSLEVDGDSDPFLWNRWATPKANILLWRALLGKVASKMGLSKRGVPIVDTACARCGHQEEDIDHIFLNCLWARCIWWNILAWMRISFVECNCFKEFIDIILQNPGDKVWKKIVYTIILASCWRIWSARNEKVFNNNFIPISKSVDVIKEDAFLWIKTRSKIKTASWEDWKAFDLLDML, encoded by the coding sequence ATGGGTATTGCCATCAATGATTATTTGGTGGCGGACGGGGGCGTTTGGAAATGGAGAGGAGACCCGGGCGGTTCCTTTTCAGTCAAGTATATCCGCTCGGTTATTCAAGAGGTCTCGCTGGAAGTCGATGGGGATTCTGACCCGTTTCTTTGGAATAGATGGGCGACTCCGAAGGCTAACATCTTGCTGTGGAGGGCTCTTTTGGGTAAGGTGGCGTCTAAGATGGGTCTTAGTAAACGTGGAGTTCCAATCGTCGATACTGCGTGTGCGAGATGCGGGCACCAGGAGGAAGACATTGATCACATTTTTTTGAATTGCCTTTGGGCAAGATGCATTTGGTGGAACATCTTAGCTTGGATGCGGATTTCGTTTGTCGAGTGTAATTGCTTTAAAGAGTTCATCGACATTATTTTGCAAAACCCGGGTGATAAAGTTTGGAAGAAGATTGTATACACCATCATTTTGGCTTCGTGCTGGAGAATATGGAGCGCTAGGAATGAAAAGGTTTTTAACAATAATTTCATTCCTATAAGCAAGTCAGTGGATGTTATCAAGGAAGATGCGTTCCTTTGGATAAAGACGAGATCAAAGATAAAGACGGCGAGCTGGGAGGATTGGAAGGCGTTTGATTTATTAGATATGTTGTAA
- the LOC110875824 gene encoding serine/threonine-protein kinase BRI1-like 2 has translation MEMKTLHLYLYISITLIFIFLNSASTLNPSSTPKPKPNPYTSLSAIKTDSEALIQFKNMIENDPNEALSTWQPTKSPCKWLGVTCTSGRVTGLDLSESYLVGSISFEPFSSLDMLTILNLSENPHLFINSTSIFQLPSGLEQIFLSNCGVKGLVFDNLFVKFKNLVVVNLSKNNLTGSLPENLVSNLDSVKVLDLSSNNILGTIPLAISNYTNLVNLNLSYNLITGNIPRSLGNLKSLQLFDVSHNLLTGWIPDEFETLCGSLLELGLSSNNISGTIPAWLSSCSWLRVLDVSNNNLTGPLPDSMFTNMGSLERLILSNNNISGPFPVTISNCEKLKVVDFSSNTLSGPIPSGICPETSSLEELRLPDNLLSGQIPEDISRCSKLKTIDLSLNYLKGTIPASIGNLENLEQFFAWYNELEGNIPVEIGKCKNLKDLILNNNHLTGNIPVELLNCSNLEWISLTSNSISGEIPPEFGLLSRLAVLQLANNSLSGSIPTELGNCSTLVWLDLNSNKLTGEIPPRIGRHVGAQSLIGILSGNTIVFVRNVGNSCKGVGGLLEFAGIRPERLLQVPTLRTCDFRRMYSGPILSMFTQYQTLEYLDLSYNDLGGKIPDEFGEMIALQVLVLSHNQLSGEIPATLGHLKNMGVFDASHNRLQGHIPESFSNLTFLVQIDLSNNELTGQIPTRGQLSTLPESQYANNSGLCGPPLQECSMVNNPVADPGGDGGGRRQSAKTWANNIIMAILILVAIVCLLIVWAIAMRVKRKVVEEQKLLERLQASRSATTWKIEKEKEPLSINVATFQRQLRKLKFSQLIEATNGFSSESLIGCGGFGEVFRAKLKDGSSVAIKKLVRLSCQGDREFMAEMETLGKINHKNLVPLLGYCKIGEERLLVYEFMEFGSLDEMLHRRSMKGAPNHRILSWEERKKIARGAAKGLCFLHHNCIPHIIHRDMKSSNVLLDHEMEAHVSDFGMARLINALDTHLSVSTLAGTPGYVPPEYYQSFRCTAKGDVYSLGVVFLELLSGKRPTDKEDFGDTNLVGWTKMKVREGKSREVIDVELLAEHEEHEKEYVKELVRFLEITLQCVDDFPSRRPTMLQVVTLLRDLNVPKPLVT, from the coding sequence ATGGAGATGAAAACATTACATCTATATCTCTACATATCCATAACCCTCATCTTCATCTTTCTCAACTCAGCTTCCACTTTGAATCCATCTTCcacaccaaaaccaaaaccaaacccCTACACCTCATTATCCGCCATTAAAACCGATTCTGAAGCTCTAATCCAGTTCAAAAACATGATCGAAAACGACCCAAACGAAGCCCTCTCAACCTGGCAACCCACCAAATCCCCATGCAAGTGGCTTGGAGTCACTTGCACCTCAGGTCGAGTCACTGGACTCGACTTGAGCGAGTCTTatctcgtgggttcgatatctTTCGAACCCTTTTCATCTTTAGACATGTTAACCATCTTGAACCTGTCAGAAAACCCTCATCTATTCATCAACTCAACTTCTATATTTCAACTTCCATCAGGATTAGAACAAATTTTTTTATCTAATTGTGGAGTTAAAGGTCTAGTTTTTGACAATCTTTTTGTCAAATTCAAGAACCTTGTAGTCGTCAATCTTTCCAAGAACAATCTAACCGGTTCCTTACCCGAAAACCTCGTGTCGAATCTAGATTCggttaaagttcttgatctatcTTCCAACAACATCCTTGGAACCATTCCTCTAGCCATCTCAAACTATACCAACTTGGTGAATTTGAATCTTTCATACAATTTGATCACTGGAAACATTCCAAGAAGTTTGGGGAACctaaaaagtttacaacttttcGATGTCTCGCACAATCTACTCACCGGTTGGATCCCTGATGAGTTTGAAACTCTTTGTGGATCATTGTTAGAACTCGGGCTTTCGTCGAATAACATTTCCGGAACAATACCGGCTTGGTTATCTTCATGTTCTTGGCTTCGGGTTCTCGATGTTTCCAACAATAATCTAACTGGCCCGTTGCCTGATTCCATGTTTACAAACATGGGTTCGTTAGAACGGTTGATTCTAAGTAACAACAACATTTCTGGACCATTTCCAGTCACAATTTCGAACTGTGAGAAACTGAAAGTGGTGGATTTCAGCTCTAATACGCTTTCAGGACCTATCCCATCCGGGATATGTCCTGAAACATCTTCACTCGAAGAGCTTCGTTTGCCGGATAACTTGTTATCCGGACAAATCCCGGAGGATATATCGCGATGTTCGAAACTAAAAACGATAGATTTGAGCTTAAACTACCTCAAAGGTACCATTCCAGCTTCAATTGGGAATCTAGAGAATTTAGAGCAGTTTTTTGCTTGGTACAATGAATTGGAAGGGAATATTCCGGTAGAGATAGGGAAATGCAAGAATCTAAAAGATCTAATTCTCAACAACAATCATCTCACAGGAAATATTCCAGTAGAGTTGTTGAATTGCAGTAATCTTGAATGGATTTCCCTCACAAGCAACTCGATTTCGGGTGAAATCCCACCGGAATTCGGCTTGTTGTCGAGGCTGGCGGTGTTGCAACTAGCAAACAATAGCCTGAGTGGCAGCATTCCAACGGAATTGGGAAATTGTAGCACTCTTGTTTGGTTAGATTTGAATAGTAACAAGTTAACCGGAGAAATCCCACCTCGAATTGGTAGGCATGTCGGAGCGCAATCTTTGATCGGAATTCTATCGGGTAATACTATAGTTTTTGTCAGAAATGTTGGGAATTCATGCAAAGGAGTTGGTGGTTTACTAGAGTTTGCTGGAATTCGACCGGAAAGATTACTACAGGTTCCTACATTGAGAACCTGTGACTTTAGAAGAATGTATTCGGGTCCGATTTTGAGCATGTTTACTCAGTATCAAACGCTAGAGTATCTTGATCTTTCGTATAATGATCTTGGAGGGAAAATTCCTGATGAGTTTGGGGAAATGATTGCTTTACAAGTTCTTGTGTTGTCTCACAACCAACTATCTGGTGAGATTCCGGCGACACTTGGGCATTTGAAGAATATGGGTGTTTTTGATGCATCTCATAATAGGCTTCAAGGGCATATACCCGAATCGTTTTCAAATCTAACGTTTTTGGTCCAGATTGATCTTTCAAACAACGAGTTAACGGGGCAAATTCCGACAAGAGGGCAACTCAGTACGCTCCCGGAGAGTCAGTATGCGAATAATTCAGGATTGTGCGGTCCCCCATTGCAAGAATGTAGCATGGTGAATAATCCGGTGGCGGATCctggtggagatggtggtggtagGCGGCAGTCGGCTAAGACTTGGGCTAACAACATCATAATGGCGATTCTTATTTTGGTTGCTATAGTTTGTTTGTTAATCGTTTGGGCTATTGCTATGCGAGTAAAGCGGAAGGTGGTCGAAGAACAAAAGTTGCTAGAGCGACTACAAGCTTCTCGGTCAGCCACGACGTGGAAGATCGAAAAGGAGAAAGAGCCATTGAGTATAAACGTTGCCACGTTTCAAAGGCAATTGCGGAAACTTAAGTTTTCGCAACTGATTGAAGCCACCAATGGATTCTCTTCAGAGAGTCTGATTGGTTGTGGCGGCTTTGGAGAAGTTTTTAGAGCAAAACTAAAGGATGGATCAAGTGTCGCGATCAAGAAACTCGTTCGCTTGAGTTGTCAAGGTGATCGCGAGTTCATGGCTGAGATGGAAACCCTTGGAAAAATAAACCACAAAAACCTGGTACCATTGTTAGGGTATTGCAAGATTGGTGAAGAACGACTCTTGGTATATGAATTCATGGAGTTTGGTAGTCTTGACGAGATGCTCCATCGACGATCAATGAAGGGTGCACCAAACCATAGGATTTTGagttgggaagaaaggaaaaagaTAGCTAGAGGGGCGGCGAAAGGGTTATGCTTCTTACACCATAATTGTATCCCTCACATCATCCATCGCGATATGAAATCAAGCAATGTGTTACTAGATCACGAAATGGAGGCTCATGTTTCAGATTTCGGGATGGCGAGGCTAATTAACGCCCTTGACACTCATTTGAGCGTTAGCACACTAGCCGGAACGCCTGGATACGTCCCACCTGAGTACTATCAAAGCTTTAGATGCACCGCAAAGGGCGATGTATATTCATTAGGTGTGGTCTTTTTGGAACTTTTATCCGGGAAACGACCCACGGATAAAGAGGATTTTGGTGACACGAATTTAGTCGGATGGACAAAAATGAAGGTCCGCGAAGGGAAATCACGAGAAGTTATTGACGTAGAATTGTTAGCGGAGCATGAAGAACACGAAAAAGAATATGTCAAGGAACTAGTGAGGTTTCTTGAGATAACATTGCAATGTGTTGATGATTTCCCTTCAAGAAGACCAACTATGTTACAAGTTGTGACATTGCTAAGGGACCTTAATGTGCCAAAACCTCTTGTTACTTAA